The segment caaaactaaggtgaaataatttttatacactgtaaaaaaaattgtttgaattttcaaagattgtaTATAACGCGATATTAacatacatttgtgcttgaaatttcattactaatttcatatagaatttaaaatacacgtgtTTGAACTTTCAAATTAACACTGGATTTTCaaacacttttttttgaattttcaaataagttttatgaaatttcaaatagaattttcaaaattcaatatatgttttagaattttcaatacttgctttgaaaatttaaaaatcaagtataaattttaagtacgtttattaaaattcatattttttttcttaattttgaataccagcttgattattaaatcacgtatattaaatttgaagctttttttattgtaaatacaattcaaatatctagttatgaaaattcaattccttttgtattgtaattttcaaatcatttttaacagtgtatatCAAGGCGACAATAAGATGAATCAACAACTTTatttcgacttgattcagcaagtcaaaagtaaggtcAATGACTATCGTActcgaagtaaagacgaacaagttcaaactaagaccaaaaaatacgaataagttgaaattaagatgaaaaaaatttaaactaagtcgaaaaagtcgagatcttatcgaaaaatcgtcggcaaatcgataacttctaaagaaaataaggtgacGCGAGCTCGAATCAAGTTTTATGTTTGACCCGGGAAAACATtcgaatttgaattatttttaaatttacggataattagaatttttagaatttctaATTCAATACTATGATTCATTCGTCTTTTCATAAGCAATTctctagaaaaatattattcaattacTTTAAGTGGTGTTACAAtttcaggaaaaaaaatgttcatttaaaaaaattcaaagtgactttttaaaattcaaaaggcTGCActttgaggttttttttttgtatactaaattttgaatagagTGGAAAAAGTATTGCTGCGAAATGACACAATCtagtatacatacatatacctgcgcatatatttttaaaagagcGACTTGGATGTCTACGTACAAGGATCAAGTGAAATATTTTCGCGGCAGATAAATGGTCTTAAAAGTTTGCATAATACATATGCAATTAGGGGTGGAAAAGGCAAACGCCTATGTATTACACGTACACACGTGTTATATGAATATGTTTTGTGTCTAGCGGGTGATACGAGAAATAAGTTTGTGTAGTGAGGGGATAAACTACTGctatgtgtgtgtatatattataCTTCACATAGTTGGAAGGAAATCCACGGATGTGGAAAACGCTCGCAACACACGATCCATTACTTCACAGATTTTAATGGCTTTTGCATTTTTTATCGCCGTTATGTAcatgtatacatttataataaGCGAACGGAAATGTAGAGCAAAGTGCCATAgtcaaacttttttattctgataaattattaactattgatggaaatttcaatttttacttttaattattttatactccatctgtacgaaaaatttttactcatttaaaattcatacgACGACCCGGGGCAAAATGAGACACCAttttttagacaaaaaaaatattttagttcaaaaagaCAATGAGGTTAGTTGGTcagtccaaaaatttttttttgtggcccattttacctcaggGTCAGCTTCttccagtttttaaaaatttcaaatttccttGCCTAGACTGACCAACTTGCccactttttattaaaactgtcaccaagaatttttttttctttcaaaattccctggttaaacaactgaattcaaccgaattaagaattttaattctgttatattctgtcgaattctgcaaaacagaattcaactgaattgaaaatttgaatttgaattgaacagaataaaaccgatttaaaaatttcaaattcgttttaattcagtttaatttggattcagaaccagaaatcggagaataattttcgaattaatcagaattaaaccgaatagaattatttaaattcgtttttatttggacaaattctggtttcctgccgaattagacagaattcatttgtaagttaggtaccgaattaacagaatttatctgaattaaatagaattaaaaatttaattctgttatattcgatcgaattcagttgtttaatcagggtcaGTGTCTCATTCTACCCCGGGTTCCCTTACATTCACGACCACTAGCAATctgggaaaataaaaaagcccGCGAATGaatcgaaattcaaaaaaaaaatgattacttGATAATCAACACACGGGCATTTGACATAATAATCTAATGCATAAATTGAATTAGGCACTTGATTCATATTGACTACTAAATCTATCTCTCCACTCATTCAGCCGGTTGTTCTCTTGCGTCTTTGACGGGAGCCAAGTCACCAAGGGGCCTAATTGGATTAACGAATCAGCCGATATTGAATCAACAAATTCATCGGACCGTAATTTGGTTGCAAACTTGCTCTCCTGATTCTCAGCTTGACATTTACCTAGTCCTTGATGAGGAGACGTCTAATTCATCCTCTTCTCGTTTGATTCactcaacaaaaatttatgtcaATCAGCTTGCTAGATCACCAAATAAATACCAtaccaataaatatataatattatcagtgtaaaaaagttttttaatatttatttctgtcataaatatattttctttcttACCCCCATTCAATAAATCACGTATAAGACTGCTCTCCATGTCTGAACCATAAGATTATACtacaaatataatatatattcttatgttactgacatatttttattataaattttcattccacaatattgaaaaaatttgcacaagatttattatttatgcatctttttacttttttttttttactcttcttTATCCATACCAAGACTCGGGTTAAAATCGAGTGACGCATCTTGAcaggataataataaataaaaaaataaataaattattaaaccaCTGCAGAGATACCAACTCTCGATGTACACATATCTATATAACGtagtcatatttttttcaatctcgtaCCGAGCCTTCTGTatgtcaatatttatttaacctcCAATATTACATAGACTCGAAgcctttattaataaatacggAGCTGCGTGCAAACGAACACAggaattttaatgaataaatagacgagtgaaaaattattaaaattctacgtgttggaaatttaatagtaattattttcaaaagatACTTTTTATGGTTACAGTCTATGGTATCgcaatttttaaactaatcaGCGAAATAAAACACTAGTGACAATAATCGGTGGAAAAATATTCTTTGGATTTACGTTggctattaatttatttttattcttatgggaaaatatttctattgaccattggaatgaaattttaatgggAAATAATTCCATTAACcacgaaatttaaattttcaatggagGATACTTCCAATAGCcatcaaattttaatctcaAAGAAAAATGATTCCACTAGAATTAAATCTGAATTTTCagtgaaaattatttccattggaaattaaataaatctgcATGGAAAACCCATACGGAAAAATTTGAGCAGCCCTTGGACTATAATATGGACTCccatactgtaaaaaatttttgaacccggtgtagtgtaaatggctcggtgtaaaaattttggtgtgaaaattacacgaaattcggtgttaaatttaggcggtgaatttgaaattttgacacCGCCAAACgtggaaatttataattcatgataattttgcgttaagaagaaaaatttaaacgcagtttaaaaatttgtgttaaatttaaggggttaggggtagtcagaattttcaaaaaatcgatttttttttttttgcattttcttaaagtataatatttttaaaatattgtgtgaaaatttgaagtgaatccgacaaattcttttcgagttatttaacaatgaccaaaggacgctcgggtgctacgtggcattcgagagcaggtagctagaaacagctgcaagcaaccgacctttcgggtttcattgtcatgaatatctccccattttaatgtatgtataattatatatatatatatatatatatatatatatatatatatatatatatatatatatatataaatccttctacatatattcacaatttgtaggtagtacaagaactgaaaaataatttttggttgccagtatacctgtagtcgttgcactgatcagtcgatagttttgtgataaattatttctcaagtgaattaaattattaaccatgggacgtgattctagaaaggtttcaagagaacttcggagttctgaaaaaattaataagtcgcgttcagtcaaaagaaagaatgtttttaatccgaaaacagccgaacgtgatgaaagtattcagagtacatcttctaaaaaattaaaacaaaacactgaagatgatgtacctgaagacagcagtactgaatttcgaataataaatttgatgaaattcgagtgatgaaaaaccgaatcatgatatgtgtccaaaaggcgaagaatcttggtgctcttaccagcgcgctgaagcaagaggagagcttgatacctattctcacgattattctcccttaccttctgatgttttaaaagctatcaagcctatatacgaaggtcttagtaatgaaaatttactttcaagatgtgtaggtggattcaatcagaataataatgaaagctttaaccaactagtatggaaaatatgcccaaaaacggtaaatactagttttactgtcgtacaaatagctgcatacgttgctatgtgtatatttaatgagggtataaattcagtattagtcttgatgaatacactaggacttaattgtgggcctaattctcatcggtatgcagaaagaatggatgctgcacgtatcaaagtagcagataagcgcgctaatgataacacccgagaaggtcgattgcaacgtaggcaccagcaaatcaatattttggaagctgctatgacggctgaagagctattatatggtccaggaatagatgactcagtgtaagttattaaataattcttataattcgacataaatccatagcaaaactttaaatgcgtttttctcaaaactatgttttctgaactggtgatcactgtaacttaaaaactgctcggtagatttcaataaaatttattgtacttttgaaatacattaaaaactcgtgcctgatcgaaggatttttttttttttcaaaaatttcgatttttttttaacaataaactgtcggtttttttctcgaaaatttgaaaaaaatttcctgaggccgccattttgttaatttcgaaaaaaaaaaaaaaagcttcgatcaggcacaagattatctattaataaaactaatttttcttgtccgattgattttagatgaatctccaaggacttatgatgatcaccgcaaaggacttcgggaggaacgggctctacaaaaacagcgataactttttgaattattaatttttttttttgaaattttcgtgaagtcaaatcgaaacgtgttctaataaagctatgtttttatttttgtcaaataaagtaattaactacaaaaaaaaaattattgaaaatcatcattttttcaggcctctgagtacccctaaccccttaacaCAAATCACATGTCCCAAATGGTCCACTCAATTTTTTGggttaatttaacacattatTCTTGTGTCAAACCATAATACgggtttaaaaattgttgagaTCAGACAACACATTaaactttagttaaatttacacttgatggtgtcaaataatttacacaaaatatttaaccattcaatttttatacaagaacaaaaaattttaaactgtgtatccaaataaaattaatgcagtttttaattaaatacacagttaaaaatattcaatgatcgtttgttgctcaataattaaaattacgagtaacacggaatggtgtaaaaaaagttgattacaCCGTAGAAAAATTACAcggatggaaaatttacaccgagaaaatttcacactacacggccgtgtaaagttctctgggtccatttttacaccgaaaatttttacagtgcataGACAACGATATTTACGGAAatactgttgctgcaacaggaataaATCCTATAGTATGAGCAGCTACAAGATCAGCCCTGTTGCAGCTACAGGACTGATCTTGTGAATATTACGGGGCTTTCATGTTGTAGCTGCAACGCAAGTCCTGTAGCTGCAACAGAACTAAGTCCTGTAGCTGCAACAGAACTAAGTTCTGTAGCTGCTACAGAACTACGTCCTTTTGCagcaatagttttttttccgtgtaagatTTCATCCAAAAAGTTAAAGAAAATCGATGCTGGATATAGATCTctatatgaattatttaaatagggTTATTTTGTATGCAAACTGCTATTCCAAGAGCAGTAAACCTACTGAAAAATTATGAGTTCCAGGTAAATATACGAAAagtgtagtaaaaaaaatgcatactGAGAATGCAAATTGCtcttcataataatttttttcttcactttcTTCACTTTTGACgcctcgacctttttcttgcACTTTTGCATGTCAGCAAACGTCGTATGTATTAAAGAGAACGACGACGAGCAGTATTCACTGGCTCCCATCTTAATAAACTGGCAATCTTTGAAtgttaatgacaaaaaaaataatttttttattttatgactcgttattaaatttatccgaGTTCTAGAGTAAAAGTTTGTTCACTCAACTGCATGATTACATGAATTATAAATGTAATA is part of the Microplitis mediator isolate UGA2020A chromosome 11, iyMicMedi2.1, whole genome shotgun sequence genome and harbors:
- the LOC130677418 gene encoding uncharacterized protein LOC130677418, which translates into the protein MCPKGEESWCSYQRAEARGELDTYSHDYSPLPSDVLKAIKPIYEGLSNENLLSRCVGGFNQNNNESFNQLVWKICPKTVNTSFTVVQIAAYVAMCIFNEGINSVLVLMNTLGLNCGPNSHRYAERMDAARIKVADKRANDNTREGRLQRRHQQINILEAAMTAEELLYGPGIDDSV